Proteins from a genomic interval of Ndongobacter massiliensis:
- a CDS encoding triose-phosphate isomerase, translating to MKKLERPFFLFNPKSYLWGSELLELAKYFDQLAEETGICAFMSAPYSDLPRIAQETEHLLITAQHMDSIQPGRGMGFVLPESLKEAGADAVVLNHAEHPLSTCELVKTHQRARALGFYTIVCADSVEEAQMIAVLQPDIMICEPTSLIGTGTVADDSYRQMTNKAVRTISPDTLILQASGISTGEDVYNAIAGGADGSGCTSGITTADDPKQVLHDMVYACVRIKKGV from the coding sequence ATGAAAAAACTCGAGCGGCCGTTTTTTCTCTTTAACCCGAAGTCGTATCTGTGGGGTTCCGAACTTTTAGAACTGGCGAAATACTTTGACCAGTTGGCGGAAGAAACGGGGATCTGCGCTTTTATGAGCGCGCCCTACTCCGATTTGCCGAGAATTGCACAGGAAACGGAGCATCTGCTCATTACGGCGCAACATATGGACAGCATCCAACCGGGCCGAGGCATGGGATTTGTGTTGCCGGAATCCTTAAAAGAAGCCGGTGCGGATGCCGTGGTACTGAATCATGCGGAACATCCGCTGTCCACCTGCGAGCTGGTCAAAACCCATCAGAGAGCGCGTGCATTGGGCTTCTATACGATTGTTTGCGCAGATTCGGTAGAAGAGGCGCAGATGATCGCCGTGCTGCAGCCGGATATTATGATTTGTGAACCGACGTCGTTGATCGGCACGGGCACCGTGGCGGACGATTCGTATCGGCAGATGACGAATAAAGCGGTTCGTACGATTTCTCCGGATACGTTGATTCTGCAAGCTTCCGGCATCAGTACCGGAGAGGACGTTTACAATGCGATTGCCGGCGGCGCGGACGGCAGCGGGTGCACTTCCGGCATTACGACCGCAGACGATCCGAAACAGGTTCTGCACGATATGGTGTACGCCTGCGTTCGCATCAAGAAAGGGGTGTAA
- a CDS encoding transcriptional regulator GutM: protein MDKLVLIAFILISLQGVGTYFQMKSYTRAINELRQQGNVAVGIRRSYLKQGKIFILACDDQGVITGAQEMRGVTVFERFHEVPDFNGKTIWEFEAWANEQNKGKVDENIKKRTAYQQAVLGLLNRFRRNEEPESVE from the coding sequence ATGGATAAACTGGTACTCATTGCATTTATCTTGATATCGTTGCAGGGGGTGGGAACGTATTTTCAAATGAAGTCCTATACCCGTGCAATCAACGAACTGCGGCAACAGGGGAATGTTGCGGTGGGCATACGGCGTTCGTATTTGAAACAGGGAAAAATTTTCATCCTGGCCTGTGACGATCAGGGGGTCATCACAGGCGCACAGGAAATGCGCGGCGTTACCGTATTTGAGCGCTTTCATGAGGTACCGGATTTTAACGGCAAGACGATTTGGGAATTTGAAGCATGGGCCAATGAGCAAAATAAAGGCAAGGTAGACGAAAATATTAAGAAGCGCACCGCGTACCAGCAGGCGGTACTGGGGCTGCTGAACCGTTTCCGAAGAAATGAAGAGCCGGAATCGGTGGAATAG
- a CDS encoding YjbQ family protein, with product MSVYQEDINDIRSKGESPTYNNITESVNQIIANSRIKNGVVHVISPHTTCAVFFEEFTHDVLPNDKEFLQQDLDHVLEKIIPNQTAWGQYFYPGTDHIVDVESWEDHEKYLPGGVREELFNADAHLKATLLGSSQTFSLEDGKLGIGKTGYIYFVDFDRTHPRSRRCKVVVMGE from the coding sequence ATGAGCGTTTATCAGGAAGATATCAACGATATTCGATCGAAAGGGGAAAGCCCCACCTATAACAATATCACGGAGAGTGTGAACCAAATTATTGCGAACAGCCGCATAAAAAACGGCGTGGTCCACGTCATTTCGCCGCATACTACGTGCGCGGTCTTCTTTGAAGAATTTACCCATGACGTCCTGCCGAACGACAAGGAATTTTTACAGCAGGATCTGGATCATGTACTGGAGAAAATCATCCCCAATCAGACGGCGTGGGGACAATATTTTTATCCGGGGACCGATCACATTGTGGATGTCGAATCGTGGGAGGACCATGAAAAATACCTGCCGGGCGGTGTCAGAGAAGAATTGTTCAATGCGGATGCGCATCTCAAGGCGACACTTCTCGGCTCCAGTCAGACGTTTTCGCTGGAAGACGGAAAATTGGGAATCGGGAAAACAGGATATATATACTTTGTCGATTTTGACCGCACGCATCCCCGCAGCCGACGCTGTAAAGTCGTCGTTATGGGCGAGTAA
- a CDS encoding YfcC family protein: protein MEKKPKQKKSININPFVLIFCVVVVAGLLSFIIPPGTLENGVYTELPRNPLNFNNIFNIFRAIPYGIKDSANIMILILIVGGALEIYKRTGAIDNGISSMVRTFGGKSQMIVLIVFTVAFSVIGGFLGWIEVLIPFVPLVVAVMLAMGFDSLTAVAVCIIGMMAGFMAGPTNLLTVGVCSGVMVNMGIVPQDYDVLTGLEFRLVLWVIITIVSVLYIMRYAKKVQKNPDKSLVRGIDVSDVSVDLSQNTEKLTGRQIIVLLSIVAAMAMTVIGMRVGFNGVKWIFDDVAAIFLASGLLSGFVGGLKPGEIADALISGAKGSIGGGLVVGFARGVFWILDTAQVNATIIHSLTEWLRGTSPLVAAIGIILIVSLINGLIPSGSGKGALLAPILVPLGLELGLAPQATVLAYQFGDGITNMFWFSYGTLLIFLSYGKVPIQKWWRFFVPLMLIFFIIGFISVGVAINVGM from the coding sequence ATGGAGAAGAAACCGAAGCAAAAAAAGTCAATCAATATTAACCCCTTTGTATTGATTTTTTGCGTGGTCGTTGTAGCAGGTCTTTTGAGTTTTATCATTCCGCCCGGCACGCTGGAAAACGGTGTATACACGGAGTTGCCGCGCAATCCCCTGAATTTCAACAATATTTTCAATATCTTCCGTGCGATTCCGTACGGCATTAAAGACTCCGCCAACATTATGATTTTGATTCTCATCGTCGGCGGCGCACTGGAAATTTACAAGCGCACCGGCGCAATCGACAACGGCATCTCTTCGATGGTGCGAACCTTCGGCGGGAAATCCCAAATGATCGTTCTGATCGTCTTTACCGTTGCCTTCTCGGTCATCGGCGGATTTTTGGGCTGGATCGAGGTGTTGATCCCCTTTGTACCGCTGGTCGTCGCCGTCATGCTCGCCATGGGCTTTGACAGCCTCACCGCCGTCGCCGTGTGCATTATAGGTATGATGGCCGGGTTTATGGCGGGGCCGACGAACCTGTTGACCGTCGGCGTATGCAGCGGGGTTATGGTGAATATGGGCATTGTTCCGCAAGATTACGATGTGTTGACCGGCTTGGAATTTCGTTTAGTTTTATGGGTCATTATCACCATCGTCAGCGTTCTCTATATCATGCGCTATGCCAAGAAAGTGCAGAAAAATCCGGACAAGAGCTTAGTGCGCGGCATTGACGTCAGCGATGTATCCGTCGATTTGTCGCAGAATACAGAGAAATTGACAGGAAGGCAGATCATCGTCCTGCTCTCCATCGTTGCCGCCATGGCAATGACCGTCATCGGCATGCGCGTCGGCTTTAACGGCGTAAAGTGGATTTTTGATGACGTAGCTGCTATCTTCCTCGCTTCCGGTCTGCTTTCCGGCTTCGTTGGCGGACTTAAACCGGGTGAGATTGCCGATGCTTTGATTTCCGGCGCAAAAGGCTCGATCGGTGGCGGTTTGGTCGTCGGCTTTGCCCGCGGTGTATTCTGGATTTTGGATACCGCGCAGGTCAATGCAACCATCATTCACAGCCTGACCGAGTGGCTGCGCGGCACCTCTCCGCTGGTCGCGGCGATCGGCATCATCCTCATCGTTTCTTTGATCAACGGGCTGATTCCTTCCGGCTCCGGAAAAGGCGCACTCTTGGCGCCGATTCTCGTACCCTTGGGACTGGAACTCGGTTTGGCGCCGCAGGCGACGGTGCTGGCGTATCAATTCGGCGACGGCATCACGAACATGTTCTGGTTCAGCTACGGCACATTGCTCATTTTCCTGAGCTACGGCAAAGTGCCCATTCAGAAGTGGTGGCGTTTCTTTGTGCCGCTGATGTTGATTTTCTTTATCATCGGCTTCATTTCTGTCGGGGTCGCCATCAACGTCGGCATGTGA
- a CDS encoding NAD(P)H-dependent oxidoreductase has protein sequence MLGMNYKLRKLEEEGKPIQVAIVGAGQMGRGMAGQMVSMKGMKPSIVVDIKIDNVIRAFESAGIEKGNYVVTNSLQEANKALEQGKYVATESQDIATQANQIDVVVDATGFLEAGAEIATQAIKHHKHIVMLNVEADITVGSILKKMADEEGVVYTGSDGDEPGAVKGLYDFADALGFDIKVFGKGKNNAVDRDCNPDTCREKAIKRGMNPKMQCCFTDGTKTMVEITAMANATGFVPDVRGCHGPESDVKGLPKLLSLKSEGGIMNSYHTLEWINGIAPGVFLMFQSDQPFVNHELEYLSMGEGPNYVLYRPYHLCSLETPLTAARAVIEHAATIVPMAGPVCETMSIAKIDMKAGTVMDGIGGFCNYGLVDTHEVAKKIGAVPIGLIEDAKLKVDVKKGEVITYDMVDLKTDTLIYKLRMQQDQLFN, from the coding sequence ATGCTGGGAATGAACTATAAATTGCGCAAATTGGAAGAAGAAGGGAAACCCATTCAGGTTGCCATTGTAGGAGCCGGCCAGATGGGCAGAGGAATGGCCGGACAAATGGTGAGCATGAAAGGCATGAAGCCCTCCATCGTGGTCGACATCAAAATTGACAATGTCATCCGCGCCTTTGAGAGTGCCGGCATTGAAAAAGGGAATTATGTGGTGACCAATTCGCTGCAAGAGGCCAATAAGGCGCTGGAGCAGGGCAAATATGTTGCTACGGAGAGCCAGGATATTGCGACGCAGGCGAATCAAATCGATGTCGTCGTGGATGCGACGGGATTTCTCGAAGCCGGCGCGGAAATTGCCACGCAGGCCATCAAACATCACAAACACATTGTCATGTTGAACGTGGAAGCCGATATTACCGTGGGCTCCATCTTAAAGAAAATGGCCGATGAGGAAGGAGTCGTTTACACCGGTTCCGACGGCGATGAACCCGGCGCGGTCAAGGGACTGTACGACTTTGCCGATGCCTTGGGCTTTGACATTAAAGTCTTTGGAAAAGGGAAGAACAATGCGGTGGATCGCGACTGCAACCCCGATACCTGCCGGGAAAAGGCCATTAAACGTGGCATGAATCCGAAAATGCAGTGCTGCTTTACAGACGGGACGAAAACGATGGTCGAGATTACCGCGATGGCAAATGCGACCGGTTTTGTGCCGGATGTGCGTGGCTGCCATGGCCCGGAAAGCGACGTCAAGGGATTGCCCAAGCTGCTCTCATTAAAATCAGAAGGCGGCATTATGAATTCCTACCACACGCTGGAATGGATTAACGGGATTGCCCCCGGCGTGTTCCTGATGTTCCAGTCCGACCAACCTTTTGTCAACCATGAACTGGAGTACTTGTCCATGGGCGAAGGTCCGAATTACGTTTTGTATCGCCCCTACCATCTGTGCTCCTTGGAGACGCCGCTGACCGCCGCCCGGGCAGTGATCGAGCATGCCGCCACCATCGTTCCCATGGCGGGACCGGTTTGCGAAACGATGAGCATCGCGAAAATCGATATGAAAGCCGGAACGGTTATGGACGGCATCGGCGGATTCTGCAATTACGGTTTGGTGGACACGCATGAGGTGGCGAAGAAAATCGGCGCCGTACCCATTGGGTTGATTGAGGATGCCAAGCTGAAAGTCGATGTCAAAAAGGGCGAAGTCATCACGTACGATATGGTGGATCTGAAAACCGACACGCTGATCTATAAATTGCGGATGCAGCAGGATCAACTATTCAACTGA
- a CDS encoding sugar-binding transcriptional regulator, producing the protein MVEYSPEKRIMYKVSDLYYRASMNQEQIAEKLNISRPTVSRILKRAKKCGVVQVQVINPFQSDYNTLEKEMEKEFGLLEVIVVDTVSDYATQLHVLGEAGADYLERILKKDEIVGVTMGISVSSVAVQARKRGPHPEVTVIPLLGGAGQLNQKIHSNQIVLDFRRAYDCKSYLLYAPAFVSDARLREELKKDSYTKEIFDFMTRIDVAVFGIGAMGKNSTVKMSGYYTDDIIESMKKNGFVGDIGLHVIDHQGNGQNVFNQCVFGCTLEEMRKAPIRVGVAAGINKADAILGALHGNYPNVLITDYETANLILKKQQDSQGEVNG; encoded by the coding sequence ATGGTAGAGTACTCACCGGAAAAGAGGATAATGTATAAAGTCAGCGATTTGTATTATCGCGCATCCATGAACCAGGAACAGATTGCCGAGAAACTCAACATTTCCCGACCCACCGTTTCCAGAATCCTGAAACGTGCGAAAAAATGCGGTGTGGTTCAAGTACAGGTCATCAATCCTTTCCAATCGGATTACAATACATTGGAAAAGGAAATGGAAAAAGAGTTTGGACTGCTTGAAGTCATAGTAGTCGATACGGTTTCGGATTATGCCACGCAATTACACGTATTGGGGGAAGCGGGCGCAGACTATTTGGAGCGAATTCTGAAAAAGGACGAGATCGTCGGTGTGACCATGGGCATCAGCGTCAGCAGTGTGGCCGTCCAAGCCAGAAAGCGCGGTCCCCATCCGGAGGTAACCGTGATCCCTCTTCTGGGCGGGGCGGGACAACTGAATCAGAAGATCCACTCCAATCAGATTGTATTGGATTTTCGAAGGGCTTATGACTGTAAATCGTATCTGCTGTATGCGCCGGCTTTTGTAAGCGATGCGCGCCTGCGCGAAGAATTGAAAAAAGACAGCTATACAAAAGAAATTTTTGATTTTATGACGCGAATCGATGTGGCAGTTTTTGGGATCGGCGCTATGGGAAAAAATTCAACCGTTAAAATGTCAGGCTATTACACGGACGACATCATCGAATCGATGAAGAAGAACGGTTTTGTCGGTGATATTGGTCTGCACGTCATCGATCACCAAGGGAATGGTCAGAATGTTTTTAATCAATGCGTATTCGGATGCACCTTGGAAGAGATGAGAAAAGCCCCCATACGCGTGGGCGTCGCCGCCGGGATCAATAAAGCGGACGCGATCCTCGGTGCATTGCACGGAAACTATCCGAATGTATTGATTACCGATTACGAGACCGCAAATCTTATTTTGAAGAAGCAACAAGATTCTCAAGGAGAGGTGAATGGATAA
- a CDS encoding HAD family phosphatase, whose protein sequence is MLKNIIFDMDGVLVDSEPMYLFQMRRFTEQYGVRLTMEENLRMVGRDFREDMDLLSEKFDNRYSPEELEKRYKDFSKKIRSELPNYVDILMPYVKFVLPRFRDMGLKLGIASSSSKDKILRAVHECEIDSAFDLFVSGDEFTRSKPDPEIYLTTLKRMQASAEETIVIEDSTYGIEAAKRAGLLVIARKDDRFCFDQTEADYTVGSLYEAYFLVCELLKS, encoded by the coding sequence ATGCTAAAGAATATAATCTTTGATATGGACGGCGTGCTTGTCGATTCGGAACCCATGTATCTGTTTCAAATGCGTCGTTTTACCGAGCAATACGGTGTGCGGCTGACCATGGAGGAAAATTTGCGCATGGTCGGCAGAGACTTTCGGGAAGATATGGATCTCCTATCTGAAAAATTTGACAACAGATATTCCCCGGAGGAACTGGAAAAGAGATATAAAGATTTTTCCAAAAAGATTCGTTCTGAATTGCCAAATTACGTCGATATATTGATGCCCTATGTCAAGTTTGTCCTCCCGCGATTCCGGGACATGGGTCTTAAACTCGGCATCGCAAGCTCCTCTTCAAAGGATAAAATTCTCCGGGCGGTCCATGAATGTGAAATCGACTCGGCCTTCGACCTGTTCGTATCCGGCGATGAGTTCACAAGAAGTAAGCCCGATCCGGAGATCTACCTGACAACTTTGAAAAGAATGCAGGCTTCTGCAGAAGAAACGATCGTCATCGAAGATTCCACCTATGGAATAGAAGCGGCCAAGCGAGCGGGGCTTCTGGTGATTGCCAGGAAGGATGATCGCTTCTGTTTTGACCAGACCGAAGCGGATTATACGGTGGGTTCTCTATATGAAGCCTATTTTTTGGTGTGTGAATTATTGAAGTCCTGA
- a CDS encoding class II fructose-bisphosphate aldolase, with translation MLVDNGRELLLQAKKGNYAIPAYDFIDLDSARVYCQVAEELNKPLILSFAEPHKGTIPLDEAAWIGKFLAKKYNAPIVLHLDHGSEVEYALKAIELGFTSVMLDASMQEISENIRMTREVAKAAHAKNVQVEAELGHVGSNVNGADTSLYTQPEEAAYFVKESHCDSLAISIGTSHGVYKMNGLPKLNFEVLQEIAAALPETPLVLHGGSGSGDENLARCAKEGICKLNIFTDLIVAANEGFRACDTQDYLEAKSAANEAMMAVARHYYRVCGTK, from the coding sequence ATGTTGGTCGATAACGGGAGAGAACTTTTACTGCAGGCAAAAAAGGGAAACTATGCGATACCCGCCTACGATTTCATTGATCTCGATTCGGCGCGCGTTTATTGCCAGGTAGCAGAAGAATTGAATAAGCCGTTGATTTTATCCTTTGCGGAACCGCACAAAGGGACGATTCCTCTGGATGAAGCCGCATGGATCGGAAAATTCCTAGCGAAAAAGTACAATGCGCCCATTGTTTTACACTTGGATCACGGTTCAGAAGTGGAATACGCGTTGAAGGCGATCGAATTGGGATTTACTTCGGTGATGCTGGATGCCTCTATGCAAGAGATTTCGGAAAACATCCGCATGACCCGGGAAGTGGCTAAGGCGGCGCATGCCAAGAATGTGCAGGTGGAAGCCGAACTGGGGCATGTCGGCTCCAATGTCAATGGCGCGGACACTTCGCTCTATACGCAGCCGGAAGAGGCAGCCTATTTTGTGAAAGAATCCCATTGCGATTCGTTGGCGATCTCGATCGGCACCTCGCACGGCGTGTACAAAATGAACGGTTTGCCGAAATTGAATTTTGAAGTCCTGCAGGAGATTGCGGCGGCGTTACCCGAAACCCCGCTCGTATTGCACGGCGGCTCCGGTTCCGGTGATGAGAATCTGGCGCGTTGCGCGAAGGAAGGCATCTGCAAGCTGAACATCTTTACAGATCTCATTGTCGCGGCAAATGAAGGCTTCCGCGCCTGTGATACGCAGGACTATTTAGAGGCGAAAAGCGCCGCCAACGAAGCGATGATGGCGGTTGCTCGTCATTATTACAGGGTTTGCGGAACAAAATAA
- a CDS encoding M20 family metallopeptidase yields the protein MDWKKMAQKYENEIIATTQELLQIPSKSTEEGDIARYVQEKMHELGYDKVEVDQFGNVFGTMKGTGNGPSLMLNCHMDTVDEGDVSKWKYPPFSGEIAEGKIWGRGASDTKGTMAVQIWAPAILRKEGVELKGDIVTACVISEEIAGFGAMLHTQAGTHLTDYAILGEATENQLAIGNRGRFCAVITIDGKSCHASIPQTGKNPFDFLTELLPRLKEVEMGRDELFGESTMSITRLVSSEPGSNVIPNTIEMYVDFRSSTADPEDVALAKIQAAIDAVPLEGFRVNLRALYFPITTYTGYEGEGYQGEYPFSIAKDDPFVVLCKKTLEEALGKPIDMYPWKFATDAGHYAAKGVKCIGYSPAEIVLCHTTSDNIDIAMQKEGTAGYLALIPAIVNQ from the coding sequence ATGGATTGGAAGAAGATGGCGCAAAAATATGAAAATGAGATTATTGCAACAACACAGGAGCTGTTGCAAATCCCGTCCAAGTCCACGGAAGAAGGGGACATTGCCCGGTATGTGCAGGAGAAGATGCACGAACTGGGCTATGACAAAGTAGAAGTCGATCAGTTTGGTAACGTTTTTGGTACCATGAAGGGAACGGGAAACGGTCCGTCACTGATGCTCAACTGCCATATGGATACGGTGGATGAGGGGGATGTATCGAAGTGGAAGTATCCGCCGTTCAGCGGGGAGATTGCCGAAGGAAAGATCTGGGGCCGCGGCGCATCGGACACCAAGGGAACCATGGCCGTTCAGATCTGGGCACCGGCGATTTTACGCAAGGAAGGCGTCGAACTCAAGGGCGATATCGTGACGGCCTGTGTGATTTCTGAGGAAATTGCCGGGTTTGGCGCGATGCTGCACACGCAGGCGGGCACGCATTTGACCGACTATGCGATTCTAGGCGAAGCGACGGAGAATCAACTTGCGATTGGAAACCGCGGACGTTTTTGCGCGGTGATCACCATCGACGGAAAGTCCTGTCATGCATCCATCCCGCAAACCGGAAAGAATCCCTTTGATTTTCTAACAGAACTGTTGCCACGCCTGAAAGAGGTGGAAATGGGTCGGGACGAGCTCTTCGGAGAATCGACGATGTCCATCACGCGTCTGGTCTCTTCCGAACCGGGCAGCAATGTCATTCCGAACACCATTGAAATGTACGTGGATTTTCGCAGCTCCACGGCGGATCCGGAGGATGTTGCCTTAGCGAAGATTCAGGCGGCGATTGATGCCGTCCCGCTGGAAGGGTTCCGTGTAAATTTGCGTGCTCTATACTTTCCCATTACCACCTACACCGGATACGAAGGCGAAGGATACCAGGGCGAATATCCGTTTTCGATTGCCAAAGACGATCCTTTCGTCGTTCTTTGCAAAAAGACGCTGGAAGAGGCCCTTGGGAAGCCCATCGACATGTATCCGTGGAAATTTGCGACCGACGCCGGCCATTACGCAGCCAAGGGCGTGAAGTGTATCGGCTACTCGCCGGCGGAGATTGTACTCTGCCACACGACGAGCGACAATATCGACATTGCGATGCAAAAAGAAGGCACCGCGGGTTATTTGGCGCTGATTCCCGCGATTGTCAATCAATAA
- a CDS encoding PTS glucitol/sorbitol transporter subunit IIA gives MVYKATITGCGEMVGEMLEHGMMILFDENAPPELAELSVLHTHAELQRNPAPGDILAIGSAEYTITAVGEEASKTLRTMGHCSLVFHGKAEVDLPGQIALKGKGLPKINIGDVIEIK, from the coding sequence ATGGTTTACAAAGCGACGATTACCGGATGCGGTGAAATGGTCGGCGAAATGCTTGAACACGGCATGATGATTCTTTTTGATGAAAATGCCCCGCCGGAATTGGCGGAGCTATCCGTCCTGCACACCCATGCCGAACTGCAGCGGAACCCGGCGCCCGGCGACATTTTAGCCATCGGCAGCGCGGAATACACCATTACGGCGGTGGGCGAGGAAGCCAGTAAGACATTGCGCACCATGGGACATTGTTCCCTCGTTTTCCACGGAAAAGCGGAGGTCGATCTGCCGGGACAGATTGCACTGAAGGGAAAGGGGCTGCCGAAAATCAACATAGGGGATGTCATCGAAATAAAATAA
- a CDS encoding PTS glucitol/sorbitol transporter subunit IIB → MTNYRSVKISKGEGGWGGPLVILPTAQKKYIASVTGGGVDPVAEKIAEMTGAEAVDAFTKGYPDEEIICAVVDCGGTARCGVYPKKGILTVNLTAVGQSGPLAQYITPELYVSGVKMNNIQYTDEAASVPGPVKVETGAEEVEEAHVSMGKQSIITRIGKGVGGVVSKIFQAARDSVDMVLKNVLPFMVFISVIVGIINYTNIGTAIAQVITPLAGSVVGMVVLSFVCALPFISPLIGPGAVIAQIIGVLVGTQIAEGNIAPQMALPALFAIDAQVGGDFIPVGLSLGEAKPETVEIGVPAVLFSRMITGPIAVLIAWVASVGLFS, encoded by the coding sequence ATGACGAATTACAGATCGGTTAAGATTTCTAAAGGCGAAGGCGGCTGGGGTGGACCATTGGTGATCCTGCCGACAGCACAAAAAAAGTATATCGCGAGCGTGACCGGCGGCGGAGTGGATCCGGTTGCTGAGAAAATTGCTGAAATGACGGGAGCAGAAGCGGTGGATGCCTTCACAAAAGGTTATCCGGATGAAGAAATTATCTGCGCAGTCGTAGATTGCGGAGGTACGGCAAGATGTGGCGTTTATCCGAAGAAGGGCATTTTGACCGTTAATTTGACGGCCGTTGGCCAATCCGGACCGCTGGCGCAGTACATTACGCCGGAACTGTATGTATCGGGCGTGAAGATGAATAATATCCAGTACACAGACGAAGCGGCATCCGTTCCCGGTCCGGTAAAGGTAGAAACGGGTGCGGAAGAAGTCGAAGAGGCGCATGTTTCAATGGGCAAGCAAAGCATCATCACCCGCATCGGAAAGGGCGTTGGCGGCGTTGTCAGTAAAATCTTCCAGGCGGCGCGCGACTCCGTCGACATGGTGCTGAAAAATGTTTTGCCGTTCATGGTATTTATCAGCGTGATTGTCGGTATTATCAACTACACCAATATCGGCACAGCAATTGCACAAGTCATTACGCCTTTGGCAGGCAGCGTGGTGGGCATGGTGGTGCTTTCCTTTGTCTGTGCCCTTCCCTTTATTTCCCCGCTGATCGGACCGGGTGCCGTAATTGCGCAGATTATCGGTGTGTTGGTCGGTACACAAATTGCGGAAGGCAATATTGCGCCGCAGATGGCTTTGCCCGCCCTGTTTGCCATTGATGCGCAGGTCGGCGGCGATTTCATCCCCGTCGGATTGTCCCTCGGAGAAGCCAAACCGGAAACGGTTGAAATCGGCGTTCCCGCCGTTCTGTTCTCCAGAATGATCACGGGGCCGATTGCCGTTCTCATCGCTTGGGTCGCTTCCGTCGGTCTTTTCAGTTAG
- a CDS encoding PTS glucitol/sorbitol transporter subunit IIC, with protein sequence MDALAKFAEGFIGVFNAGGENLMGLVTGILPTLLVLMCAFNAVVKLIGETRVDRFMKRITKNIVLRYTLFPVLADMILTNPMAYSFGRFLPEEQKPAFYDCAVSFCHPITGLFPHANGGELFVYYGIADGITKLGYGLGDLAIRYFLVGVVVILIRGIVTERIYAIMSGRRIAKKNA encoded by the coding sequence ATGGATGCATTGGCGAAATTTGCAGAAGGTTTTATAGGCGTTTTTAATGCCGGCGGAGAAAACCTAATGGGTTTGGTTACGGGTATTTTGCCAACCCTATTAGTTTTGATGTGCGCCTTTAATGCGGTGGTCAAGCTAATCGGGGAGACGCGGGTGGATCGTTTTATGAAGAGGATTACCAAAAACATTGTCCTTCGATATACGTTGTTCCCCGTGTTGGCAGATATGATTTTGACCAACCCGATGGCGTACTCTTTCGGACGCTTCCTGCCGGAGGAACAGAAGCCGGCTTTTTATGACTGTGCCGTGTCGTTTTGTCATCCGATTACGGGGCTGTTCCCCCATGCCAATGGCGGTGAACTGTTCGTTTATTACGGCATTGCAGACGGCATCACAAAACTCGGCTATGGACTCGGCGATTTAGCAATCCGGTACTTCTTGGTAGGTGTCGTTGTCATTCTGATCCGTGGCATAGTCACAGAACGCATTTACGCGATTATGAGCGGCCGTAGAATTGCAAAGAAAAACGCTTGA
- a CDS encoding DUF5067 domain-containing protein encodes MKKNFALILAAALLLTACSSGGGQKSASEEPAKSSEVSSAESQAAASEESEKASSESQAVASEASEKASSEVAQSSTFELGKPIQLGDYTITIKSFELIKDYDENPALKYVYDWTNGSSESEMPFMTFNLTGYQDGVETDDVFMADDVDLSIGQKNVKSGATLTDIEGAVGIADMSKPLELELTEVFSLDSVCFTHIIEDVNNPQ; translated from the coding sequence ATGAAAAAAAATTTTGCACTAATTTTAGCCGCCGCTCTTCTCTTGACGGCTTGCAGCTCTGGGGGAGGCCAAAAAAGTGCTTCCGAAGAGCCAGCGAAATCTTCTGAGGTGAGTTCCGCAGAGTCTCAAGCGGCGGCGTCGGAAGAATCTGAAAAAGCTTCGTCAGAGTCTCAAGCGGTGGCGTCGGAAGCGTCCGAAAAAGCTTCGTCCGAAGTCGCGCAGTCCTCTACCTTTGAGCTCGGTAAGCCCATTCAACTGGGTGACTATACCATTACCATTAAATCTTTTGAATTAATTAAAGATTACGATGAAAACCCGGCTCTTAAATATGTCTATGATTGGACGAACGGATCTAGTGAATCTGAAATGCCGTTTATGACATTCAACCTCACTGGCTACCAAGATGGTGTAGAAACGGATGACGTTTTCATGGCTGACGACGTCGATCTAAGTATCGGGCAAAAGAATGTAAAAAGCGGAGCCACGCTTACGGATATTGAAGGAGCCGTTGGAATTGCTGACATGTCAAAGCCCCTTGAGTTAGAGTTGACAGAGGTTTTCTCACTAGACTCCGTATGCTTCACTCACATAATTGAAGATGTAAATAATCCTCAATAA